GACGGCCAGGTTCATTACGAACGTCTGAGCGTTGCCGATAACATTGCGCTTCATGCCGGTCTTCGATCGACCTGGGATGCCGCCCTGGGCCGGGAACTGCTGGAGGCTTTTGATCTGAATCCGAAGCTCATGGTGGCGACGCTGTCGCGCGGGCAAAGGCAGGCGCTCGGCCTTATCCTGGCTCTGGCGCACAGACCGCGCCTCGTGCTTTTGGATGAAGTGACCAACGGCATGGATTCAAGGGTGCGCAAAGCCTGGACCGAGATCATCCTGCGCCTGATGGCCGAATCCGAGATGAGCGTTCTCATGGCCACGCACGTCATG
This genomic interval from Oligoflexus sp. contains the following:
- a CDS encoding ABC transporter ATP-binding protein produces the protein MDSILTVNDLVCRRGEFRLGPLNWQLPAGIFSCLVGPNGAGKSTFMQSLMGLLQIQSGSWTLADREVNPRKGDWKEHIGYAFDGQVHYERLSVADNIALHAGLRSTWDAALGRELLEAFDLNPKLMVATLSRGQRQALGLILALAHRPRLVLLDEVTNGMDSRVRKAWTEIILRLMAESEMSVLMATHVM